The following are from one region of the Pectobacterium actinidiae genome:
- a CDS encoding GH36-type glycosyl hydrolase domain-containing protein: protein MKMTPRAWFNRSRIPMNAAENVTFSANDPAGESTPRLELFSTAQMERYGQKLARTHKLSPDKHPYYLLKRLGDNEAVITQNCYELNAGKKTSIMPAGEWLLDNYYLIEEQIRTVRQHLPKSFGKGLPSLMSPLNCPRIYNIASEAIAHSDGRWDATSLASYLTAYQQVIPLTLGEVWALPGMLRLALIENLRRISIEVIKAQQDRNLADTWITRIFECAESAPGDLIMVVADMARSRPPLTSAFVAELVRRLQGHGNSLSLPLTWVDQCLREQGITTDVLIHSFNQQLAASQLSVSNSIAGLRLLSETDWADFAEVISVVEQTLRNDPASIYPRMHFNTRDHYRHVIEILARDSGLSEPAVANRVLALSGEAAPDTLEHHVGYYLAGEGRQQLEIQLLADTSKFIRLRHSFNRITLLSWLGSLALLTTATTATILDETALQGADWLLIAVALPLIIALTQLMSDLLSDATARFRVPRPLPRMDFSNGIPADSATMIVIPCMLTSHESFSKLLSSLEVCWLGNENENLRFALLTDFADSENEPSPESNALLRQAIADMQALNRRYPSSRPRFYLLHRQPEWNPADGTWMGYERKRGKLALLNSWLRHPGIQFVSVADMPAHLLPDHIKYVITLDSDTVLPRDTAHKLVATMAHPLNKPEYDPVRQRVVKGFGILQPGLAEEIPRNGQGCYATIRSSVPGNNPYSMMSSDIYQDLFGEGSFVGKGIYDVDIFVLATANTCPENLVLSHDLLEGCYARSGLLSEVLLYEQYPNNYLADVARRSRWIRGDWQLLNWLKPHVRKADGTRDKNPLTALSYWKLLDNLRRSLVAPSLLVLLFFTLLWVPNPFYWLGVLTLIWLLPAILSTTHDLLHKPLRRRLKPHLLLVGAGALKRLSGIGLNFAILPHEAGYSIKAIAVTLWRLGISRRHLSQWVSHSQDSNQARPTVARFYQAMWLNVAGGVTLIILVRQFAPQLLWIALLTGLLWCVAPLLMSWLSRQPVRKVFSPNQEQKQLLRQTSREIWAFFETFATAKENWLPPDNYQEIPQPTVAHRTSPTNIGLSLMANLTAWDFGYLPGGEVLRRVSLTLDTLDKMEHYRGHLYNWYDTRTLVPLSPRYISSVDSGNMAGHLLTLRAGLSAMRHQPVLNSQQILAGLNDTLDILEKQWGQNPPDSLRLLRKHCLSAVSLSSQAFFSSLKNMCTQCNHLTSLCSQGSPLQMRWAGHLEHQLVQLCHEWSLLLGWLPASWNEQTLPTLSELARAVFTGKGTPPASATEQARMRLNIITELEQRLDEHARMDFAFLYSEATSLLSVGYNCDTNTPDKSHYDLLPSEIRLTSFLAIATNQLPLKSWYALGRLFTTIDNETALMSWSGSMFEYLMPNLVMPTWPGSLLDEMSQSAVMRQIRWGKERGVPWGVSESGYHAFDVQHNYQYQAFGVPGLGLRRGLADDMVVAPYATMLALMVSPQRACENLFRLQKNGAHGEYGFYEALDYTPSRLATGQLYAVVQSWMAHHQGMAFQALAHVLLDAPMTERFMSSTVFRSASLLLQERVPDAVDLYSPRRHFESHEGRVKPVRYEPRIFYSVDTPAPDIQLLSNGHYHLMLTAGGGGYSHWNDIALTRWRSDTTRDNCGAFCYIRDTQTGDVWSNTWQPTGYTSGQDEEVFFTDAGAEFRRTFGGLSVKTQVVISPEDDVELRRLTLIHRGRQPRSLELTTYAEVVLAPDASDLAHPAFSNLFIQTELDPERGAILCHRRPRSPDEASPCLFHMMVVHGDNRHNVSFETDRAKFLGRGRNPADALAIEAGGTLSNTSGPVLDPILAIRHSITLQPGQPVTIDIIYGISETRQQSLALLEKYRDNPIADRVFELAWSHSLVVLRQMNASEDDATLFNRLASAVLYPVQELRAEGQVISRNRRGQSDLWGWAISGDLPIVLLSITSEESIASVTTLIQAHRYWRQKGLDVDLVILNNSPGGYQQGLQNQIMELIYAGSEASLLDKTGGLFVRNGEHLSAEDKLLLMSVACLYLDDRAGSINEQLNQRLNTLKSPAIAFIPHAVQEPNQHTDWSPDISQLCHFNGFGGFSQDGREYQIVLRENAQTPAPWSNVLANPRFGSVISDAGQAYTWYENAHEYRLTPWENDPVSDRSGEAFYLRDEESGEYWSPTTLPVRGHGDYLTRHGFGYSVFAHRESGIDSELTVLVAEEAPVKLAILTLSNTSGRTRKLSVTGYVEWTLGESRTRSAPHIVTQVASIPGGCGVLANNFYGDNGSGRTAFFAVSGNNCSLTGDRREFIGRNRSLHDPSAMKLRRLTGKTGAGMDPCGAVQSAVTLIDGDQRTFIFILGADEDHVRAQETLARYLNEDTVRQELNRIHNHWHNVLDKIVVNTPNTSVNLLVNGWLLYQTVACRLMARSGYYQSGGAFGFRDQLQDTLALSHAAPNRMREQIILCASRQFIEGDVQHWWHPPHGNGVRTRCSDDYLWLPLAVCHYIETTGDMDALEIRIPYLEGRPLQPGEESVYDTPVISGPEETLWLHCVKAIQHGLRFGVHGLPLMGAGDWNDGMNRVGIEGKGESVWLGFFLYEVLQRFAVLADCRQDDSIASMCRSQALRLQKNLEVHAWDGEWFRRGYFDDGTPLGAKASQDCRIDAIAQSWSVLSGAASPDRCAQAMQALDKHLVDNEGGLIKLLTPPFDGHGPNPGYIQGYLPGVRENGGQYTHGAIWAVMAFARMGNAERAWQLWSMINPINHTLNTDAVEIYKGEPYVMSADVYSVTPHTGRAGWSWYTGSAGWAYRLLTEELLGIKRSGTALTVHARLPDEWPSFSMTYQYGESHYQISVSRGDAEYCVTLDGVLLPDDRIPLRDDGQNHTVEIIQN from the coding sequence ATGAAAATGACCCCCAGGGCGTGGTTTAACCGCTCCCGTATTCCGATGAATGCTGCCGAAAACGTCACGTTTTCGGCGAACGATCCTGCTGGTGAAAGTACGCCGCGGTTAGAACTCTTTTCGACCGCCCAGATGGAACGCTACGGTCAGAAGCTGGCGCGAACCCATAAATTATCGCCAGATAAACATCCTTATTATCTTCTGAAAAGACTCGGCGACAATGAGGCCGTCATCACCCAAAACTGCTATGAGCTTAACGCAGGTAAAAAGACCAGTATCATGCCCGCCGGTGAGTGGTTGCTGGACAATTATTATCTGATTGAGGAACAAATCCGCACTGTCCGCCAGCACTTGCCAAAAAGCTTTGGTAAAGGACTCCCGTCGCTGATGTCGCCGCTGAATTGCCCACGAATTTACAATATTGCATCAGAGGCCATTGCTCACAGTGATGGCCGCTGGGATGCCACCAGCCTGGCCAGTTATCTGACAGCCTATCAACAGGTGATACCGCTGACATTGGGTGAAGTCTGGGCGTTACCGGGAATGCTGCGTCTGGCGCTGATCGAAAATCTTCGTCGTATCAGCATAGAAGTGATAAAAGCGCAGCAGGACAGAAACCTGGCAGATACGTGGATAACAAGGATTTTCGAATGCGCAGAGAGTGCACCAGGTGATTTAATCATGGTGGTTGCCGATATGGCGCGATCCCGACCTCCGTTAACCAGTGCGTTTGTCGCAGAGCTGGTGCGGCGCCTGCAAGGACATGGCAACTCGCTGTCGTTACCCCTGACCTGGGTTGATCAGTGCCTTCGGGAACAGGGGATCACCACCGATGTTCTCATACATAGCTTCAATCAACAGCTTGCCGCCAGCCAGCTTTCTGTCAGTAACAGCATCGCGGGTCTGCGATTACTGAGTGAAACGGACTGGGCTGATTTCGCCGAAGTGATCAGTGTCGTCGAACAGACATTACGCAATGATCCTGCCAGTATCTATCCCCGGATGCATTTCAATACCCGGGATCATTACCGCCACGTTATTGAGATTCTGGCCAGAGATAGTGGTCTCAGTGAGCCAGCGGTTGCTAACAGGGTGCTGGCGCTTTCAGGGGAAGCGGCTCCCGACACACTGGAACATCACGTTGGCTATTATCTCGCGGGCGAAGGTCGACAGCAGTTGGAAATTCAACTGTTGGCAGACACCTCTAAGTTCATACGTTTGCGGCACAGTTTCAACAGAATAACCCTGCTGTCATGGCTTGGAAGCCTGGCGTTATTGACTACCGCAACGACAGCGACAATATTGGACGAAACTGCCCTGCAGGGCGCAGACTGGCTGCTGATCGCGGTGGCATTGCCTCTTATTATCGCTCTCACTCAGTTAATGAGTGATTTGCTCAGTGACGCAACTGCTCGTTTTCGCGTTCCTCGTCCATTACCCAGGATGGATTTTTCAAACGGCATTCCCGCTGATAGTGCAACTATGATCGTCATCCCCTGCATGCTGACTAGCCACGAAAGTTTCAGCAAACTTCTCAGCAGTCTTGAAGTCTGCTGGCTAGGGAATGAAAACGAAAATCTCAGATTTGCTTTGCTCACCGATTTCGCTGATTCTGAGAATGAACCCTCGCCGGAAAGTAATGCTCTGCTCAGACAGGCGATCGCCGATATGCAGGCGCTTAATCGCCGCTATCCCTCCAGCCGCCCGCGTTTTTATCTGCTACACCGCCAGCCGGAATGGAACCCCGCAGACGGAACGTGGATGGGCTATGAACGCAAGCGGGGGAAACTGGCGTTGCTTAACAGTTGGTTGCGTCATCCGGGGATACAATTCGTCAGCGTTGCAGATATGCCTGCTCACCTTTTACCGGATCACATTAAATACGTCATTACCCTGGACAGTGATACGGTGCTACCGCGTGATACGGCGCACAAACTGGTCGCCACGATGGCGCATCCGCTGAATAAGCCAGAGTATGATCCGGTACGCCAGAGGGTTGTCAAAGGATTCGGCATTCTGCAACCCGGTCTTGCCGAGGAGATACCGCGCAATGGTCAGGGATGTTACGCCACCATCCGCAGCAGCGTACCGGGCAATAACCCCTATTCGATGATGTCTTCGGATATCTATCAGGATCTCTTTGGGGAGGGATCGTTCGTGGGCAAAGGGATTTATGATGTCGATATCTTTGTTCTGGCGACCGCCAACACCTGCCCGGAAAATCTGGTTCTCAGCCATGATTTACTCGAAGGATGCTATGCGCGATCGGGTTTGCTGAGTGAAGTGTTACTCTACGAACAGTACCCTAATAATTATCTTGCGGATGTCGCTCGTCGTTCACGTTGGATCAGGGGCGACTGGCAACTGCTTAACTGGCTGAAGCCACACGTCAGAAAAGCCGATGGAACGCGGGATAAGAATCCGCTGACCGCACTTTCTTACTGGAAATTACTTGATAATCTGCGTCGCAGTCTGGTCGCCCCCTCTTTACTGGTATTGCTGTTCTTCACCCTGCTTTGGGTACCCAATCCATTTTACTGGCTTGGCGTACTGACGCTGATATGGCTGTTGCCTGCAATCCTCAGCACCACCCATGACCTTCTCCATAAACCTCTGCGCCGCCGCCTGAAGCCGCATCTGTTACTTGTGGGGGCGGGCGCGCTGAAGCGTCTGTCAGGTATCGGTCTTAATTTTGCGATACTGCCGCACGAAGCCGGATATTCGATAAAAGCGATCGCCGTGACGCTATGGCGACTGGGGATAAGCAGGCGTCACCTCAGCCAGTGGGTCAGCCACAGCCAGGACAGCAATCAGGCCAGACCCACTGTTGCACGTTTTTATCAGGCGATGTGGCTGAATGTTGCAGGTGGTGTGACGCTGATAATACTGGTCCGACAATTTGCCCCCCAACTGCTGTGGATTGCGTTACTGACTGGTTTGTTATGGTGTGTGGCGCCGCTGCTGATGAGCTGGCTGAGTCGCCAGCCCGTGCGTAAGGTGTTTTCGCCAAATCAGGAACAAAAACAGCTGTTACGCCAGACAAGCCGTGAAATCTGGGCTTTTTTTGAAACCTTTGCCACAGCAAAAGAGAACTGGCTCCCGCCTGATAATTATCAGGAAATACCACAACCGACGGTGGCACATCGAACTTCCCCTACCAATATTGGTCTTTCACTTATGGCTAACCTGACGGCATGGGACTTTGGCTACCTGCCCGGCGGAGAGGTGCTCCGGCGCGTGTCGCTCACGCTCGACACGCTGGATAAAATGGAGCACTACCGGGGCCATCTCTACAACTGGTATGACACCCGTACACTGGTCCCCCTCAGCCCACGCTATATCTCCAGCGTCGACAGCGGCAACATGGCCGGGCATTTGTTGACGCTGCGTGCAGGGCTGTCCGCCATGCGTCATCAGCCTGTTTTAAACAGCCAACAGATACTGGCAGGACTGAACGATACGCTGGATATTCTGGAAAAACAGTGGGGTCAGAACCCACCTGACAGCCTGCGGCTGCTGCGCAAACACTGCCTGAGCGCGGTGTCGCTCTCTTCGCAGGCGTTTTTCAGCTCGCTGAAAAACATGTGCACCCAGTGCAATCATCTGACCTCGCTATGTTCTCAGGGATCTCCCCTGCAGATGCGCTGGGCAGGACATCTAGAGCATCAACTGGTTCAGCTTTGTCATGAGTGGTCGCTGTTGCTTGGCTGGTTACCTGCATCCTGGAACGAACAGACGCTGCCGACTCTGAGCGAGCTTGCCCGTGCGGTATTTACTGGCAAAGGAACACCTCCGGCGTCAGCGACGGAGCAGGCCCGAATGCGACTCAATATTATCACCGAACTTGAACAGCGGCTGGATGAGCATGCCCGGATGGATTTCGCCTTTCTGTACAGCGAAGCAACCAGTTTGCTCAGTGTCGGTTATAACTGTGACACGAATACGCCAGACAAGAGCCACTACGATCTCCTGCCGTCTGAAATTCGCCTGACCAGTTTTCTTGCCATTGCGACTAATCAGCTACCGCTTAAAAGCTGGTACGCATTGGGTCGACTGTTTACCACGATTGATAATGAAACTGCCCTGATGTCATGGAGCGGGTCCATGTTTGAATACCTGATGCCGAATCTGGTGATGCCCACCTGGCCCGGCAGCCTGCTCGATGAAATGAGTCAGTCGGCGGTTATGCGCCAGATTCGCTGGGGGAAAGAACGCGGGGTACCATGGGGTGTTTCAGAGTCTGGCTATCATGCTTTTGATGTTCAACATAATTATCAGTATCAGGCATTTGGCGTACCGGGTCTTGGTCTGCGCAGGGGGCTTGCCGATGACATGGTTGTCGCACCTTACGCCACAATGCTGGCGCTGATGGTTTCCCCACAGAGAGCCTGTGAGAACCTGTTCAGACTGCAAAAAAATGGCGCACACGGCGAATACGGTTTTTATGAAGCTCTGGACTATACCCCCTCACGCCTCGCAACCGGCCAGCTCTATGCGGTGGTACAGTCCTGGATGGCGCATCACCAGGGCATGGCATTTCAGGCGCTGGCTCATGTGCTGCTTGACGCCCCCATGACTGAACGATTCATGTCCAGTACAGTATTCCGGTCAGCAAGTCTGCTGTTACAGGAGCGCGTGCCGGATGCGGTCGATCTGTACAGTCCGCGCCGCCATTTTGAATCTCATGAGGGCAGGGTCAAACCCGTTCGCTATGAACCCCGTATTTTCTATAGCGTGGATACACCAGCTCCTGATATTCAACTCCTGTCCAACGGCCATTATCATCTGATGTTGACCGCGGGCGGCGGTGGTTACAGTCACTGGAACGATATTGCACTAACACGCTGGCGCAGTGATACCACCCGTGATAACTGTGGGGCATTCTGCTATATCCGCGATACGCAGACGGGGGATGTATGGAGCAATACCTGGCAACCGACAGGCTACACCAGCGGACAAGACGAGGAAGTTTTCTTCACCGATGCGGGGGCTGAATTCCGACGCACCTTCGGAGGACTTAGCGTCAAAACTCAGGTGGTGATCTCTCCGGAGGATGATGTTGAGTTGCGACGACTCACACTGATCCATCGTGGTCGCCAGCCCCGATCTCTGGAACTGACAACCTATGCTGAAGTGGTACTGGCACCTGATGCCAGCGATCTGGCACACCCGGCATTCAGCAATCTGTTTATTCAGACTGAGCTGGATCCTGAGCGTGGCGCTATTCTTTGCCACCGGCGCCCGCGCTCTCCGGATGAAGCGAGCCCTTGCTTGTTTCACATGATGGTGGTGCATGGCGATAACCGACATAACGTCTCGTTTGAAACGGACAGGGCAAAATTTCTTGGTCGTGGCAGAAACCCTGCTGATGCCCTGGCAATAGAGGCGGGAGGGACGCTCAGCAACACGTCGGGGCCAGTGCTGGATCCGATACTGGCAATACGTCACTCCATCACTCTACAGCCGGGGCAGCCGGTCACGATTGATATCATTTATGGTATCAGTGAGACCCGTCAGCAGAGCCTGGCGCTGCTGGAAAAATATCGCGATAACCCTATCGCCGATCGCGTCTTTGAACTGGCCTGGTCTCACAGTCTGGTGGTATTACGCCAGATGAATGCCAGTGAAGATGATGCCACTTTGTTTAATCGTCTCGCCAGCGCTGTGCTTTACCCTGTCCAGGAGCTACGCGCCGAAGGCCAGGTGATCAGCCGCAACCGGCGTGGTCAGTCCGATCTGTGGGGCTGGGCAATTTCAGGCGATCTGCCGATAGTGCTGCTCAGTATAACCAGCGAAGAAAGTATCGCCTCCGTGACCACACTGATTCAGGCACACCGTTACTGGCGACAGAAAGGACTGGATGTTGATTTGGTTATCCTGAATAACAGCCCCGGCGGCTACCAGCAGGGATTACAAAATCAGATTATGGAGTTAATTTATGCCGGGTCAGAAGCCAGTCTGCTGGACAAAACGGGCGGGCTTTTTGTCCGTAATGGCGAGCATCTCTCCGCTGAAGATAAGTTGCTTTTGATGAGCGTGGCCTGTCTTTATCTTGATGACCGCGCAGGGAGTATTAATGAGCAGCTTAACCAGCGTCTTAATACCCTGAAATCGCCAGCCATAGCATTCATTCCGCATGCTGTGCAGGAACCTAATCAACATACGGACTGGAGCCCCGATATCAGTCAGTTATGCCATTTCAATGGGTTCGGTGGATTTTCTCAGGATGGGCGGGAGTATCAAATTGTTCTGCGGGAAAATGCGCAGACACCGGCTCCCTGGTCAAACGTACTGGCAAATCCCCGTTTTGGCAGCGTGATTTCAGATGCGGGGCAGGCCTACACCTGGTATGAGAATGCGCACGAATACCGGTTAACACCGTGGGAGAACGATCCGGTGAGCGATCGCAGCGGTGAGGCGTTTTACCTGCGTGATGAAGAGAGCGGTGAGTACTGGTCACCGACGACGTTGCCAGTTCGCGGACACGGTGATTACCTGACCCGCCATGGTTTTGGTTATAGCGTCTTTGCCCATCGTGAGAGCGGCATAGACAGCGAGCTGACGGTCCTGGTTGCCGAAGAGGCGCCGGTTAAACTGGCGATCCTGACGCTCAGTAACACTTCGGGACGGACACGTAAACTCTCCGTCACGGGCTATGTGGAGTGGACGCTCGGAGAATCACGAACTCGTTCAGCCCCTCACATTGTGACACAGGTGGCCAGTATACCGGGTGGCTGCGGGGTGCTGGCGAACAACTTTTACGGTGATAACGGTAGCGGGCGTACTGCATTTTTTGCCGTCAGCGGTAATAACTGTTCGCTGACGGGTGACCGCCGGGAGTTTATCGGCCGTAATCGTTCCCTGCATGATCCGTCGGCCATGAAACTGCGCAGGCTTACAGGCAAGACAGGAGCCGGGATGGATCCCTGCGGGGCGGTACAATCGGCGGTCACATTAATTGATGGGGATCAGAGGACGTTTATTTTTATCCTCGGCGCTGATGAGGATCATGTCCGCGCGCAGGAAACGCTTGCCCGTTATCTGAATGAAGATACGGTCCGCCAGGAGCTGAACCGGATTCATAACCACTGGCACAATGTGCTCGATAAAATCGTGGTTAACACCCCCAACACGTCCGTAAATTTACTGGTTAATGGCTGGCTGTTGTATCAAACAGTAGCCTGTCGCCTTATGGCCCGCAGTGGTTACTATCAGTCTGGCGGTGCATTTGGTTTTCGCGATCAGCTGCAGGATACACTGGCACTGAGCCATGCTGCTCCGAACCGGATGCGTGAACAGATAATACTCTGCGCATCACGGCAGTTTATCGAGGGTGATGTGCAGCACTGGTGGCACCCGCCACACGGAAACGGTGTTCGTACCCGATGTTCCGATGACTACCTGTGGCTGCCGCTTGCCGTTTGCCATTATATTGAAACGACGGGGGATATGGATGCACTGGAAATACGCATCCCTTATCTGGAGGGACGTCCGCTCCAGCCTGGTGAAGAGTCGGTCTATGACACGCCGGTCATCAGTGGCCCCGAAGAGACACTTTGGCTACATTGCGTCAAAGCTATTCAGCATGGACTGAGGTTCGGAGTGCATGGCCTGCCGCTGATGGGTGCAGGCGACTGGAATGATGGGATGAATCGGGTCGGCATTGAAGGTAAAGGGGAAAGTGTCTGGCTTGGCTTCTTCCTGTACGAGGTTTTACAGCGTTTCGCCGTCCTGGCCGATTGTCGGCAGGACGACAGCATCGCCTCGATGTGTCGTTCGCAGGCCTTGCGACTGCAAAAAAATCTCGAAGTCCACGCCTGGGATGGCGAATGGTTCCGGCGCGGGTATTTTGACGATGGCACTCCCTTGGGGGCAAAAGCCTCGCAAGACTGCCGGATTGATGCTATTGCGCAAAGCTGGTCTGTCTTGTCGGGGGCCGCAAGCCCTGACCGCTGTGCTCAGGCTATGCAGGCACTGGATAAGCACCTTGTGGATAATGAGGGTGGATTGATTAAACTTTTAACTCCCCCTTTCGATGGACATGGCCCTAATCCGGGTTACATTCAGGGGTATCTTCCCGGCGTGCGGGAAAACGGAGGGCAGTACACCCACGGTGCCATCTGGGCAGTGATGGCATTTGCCCGAATGGGAAATGCAGAACGAGCCTGGCAACTCTGGTCAATGATCAACCCGATAAACCATACGCTGAATACAGACGCGGTCGAGATTTATAAAGGCGAGCCTTATGTCATGAGCGCTGATGTCTACAGTGTCACTCCCCATACCGGGCGTGCAGGATGGAGCTGGTATACCGGTTCAGCAGGCTGGGCATACCGTCTTCTTACCGAGGAATTACTGGGGATAAAACGTTCCGGTACCGCCCTTACTGTCCATGCCCGGTTGCCGGATGAGTGGCCATCTTTTTCTATGACATATCAATATGGCGAAAGCCATTATCAGATTAGTGTCTCACGCGGCGACGCAGAATATTGCGTTACACTGGATGGTGTTCTCCTCCCTGATGACAGAATACCGTTACGGGATGATGGACAAAACCATACGGTTGAGATCATTCAGAACTGA
- a CDS encoding LysR family transcriptional regulator, translating to MRRDDHSDLAVAEEHSFTRASARLQTSQSSLSNTIRRLEARLGLRLLNRTTRSVAPTQAGEQLLNTLRPAFADIDARLTKLSELREKPAGTIRITTSLHAAQNVLWPAIARLLPDYPDLKVECSIDAALTDIVTDCFDAGIRLGEEVDKDMIALRLSPDLRMVVVGAPAYFKSHPVPETPHELTGHDCINVRLPTSGGLYTWEFAEGDLQLNVRVDGPLVFNDMSMVIKACCEGFGLACVIEDQVKELVADGTLIQVLEGWCPFFPGYHLYYPSRRQPSPAFTLLVEALRYTPQKPANCKRGKVVR from the coding sequence ATGAGACGAGATGACCACAGTGATCTTGCTGTTGCCGAGGAGCACAGTTTCACCCGTGCCTCTGCTCGATTGCAGACCTCCCAGTCGTCGTTGAGCAATACCATTCGTCGACTGGAAGCAAGACTTGGCCTACGCCTACTGAACCGCACAACGCGCAGCGTTGCGCCGACACAGGCAGGTGAGCAACTGCTGAATACCCTGCGGCCAGCTTTCGCTGACATAGATGCGCGCTTGACGAAACTGAGTGAGTTAAGAGAGAAGCCAGCCGGTACAATCCGTATAACGACCAGCCTCCACGCGGCGCAGAACGTGCTCTGGCCGGCTATCGCTCGACTGCTTCCAGACTATCCCGACCTCAAGGTCGAGTGTTCCATTGATGCGGCGCTAACGGACATCGTTACCGACTGCTTTGATGCGGGAATTCGGCTCGGAGAGGAGGTTGATAAAGACATGATCGCTTTGCGTCTCAGTCCAGACCTTCGGATGGTGGTTGTGGGCGCTCCGGCGTACTTCAAGTCCCATCCTGTTCCCGAGACGCCTCATGAGTTGACTGGGCATGACTGCATTAATGTACGCCTGCCGACGTCAGGTGGACTGTACACATGGGAGTTTGCTGAAGGCGACCTTCAGCTTAATGTACGCGTGGATGGTCCTTTGGTATTCAATGACATGTCCATGGTGATCAAGGCTTGTTGTGAGGGGTTTGGTTTGGCCTGCGTAATTGAGGATCAAGTCAAGGAATTGGTGGCCGACGGAACGCTGATCCAAGTGCTGGAAGGCTGGTGCCCTTTCTTTCCGGGCTATCATCTGTATTACCCAAGTCGGCGACAGCCATCTCCTGCATTTACTCTGCTTGTGGAAGCTCTGCGCTACACTCCGCAGAAGCCTGCCAACTGCAAGCGTGGAAAAGTAGTCAGATGA
- a CDS encoding aldo/keto reductase gives MPALGLGVYQSGPDETVAAVVTVHAEGYRMIDTAAVYGNEAEVGQGIVRSGIDRSEVFVTTKPSSMCQRNIICAGVLLYLVTKSRMRG, from the coding sequence ATGCCAGCTTTAGGACTTGGTGTGTATCAAAGTGGTCCTGATGAAACCGTTGCAGCGGTAGTCACCGTGCATGCAGAAGGTTATCGCATGATCGATACGGCGGCCGTCTACGGAAACGAAGCAGAAGTCGGCCAAGGCATTGTGCGAAGCGGCATCGATCGCTCCGAGGTATTCGTCACTACCAAGCCGAGTTCAATGTGCCAGCGCAATATAATCTGTGCGGGGGTCCTGCTGTACTTGGTGACCAAGTCGAGGATGAGAGGGTGA
- the lpxP gene encoding kdo(2)-lipid IV(A) palmitoleoyltransferase, whose amino-acid sequence MSHPFTHKLLHPRYWLTWSGLGLLWLIVQLPYPVLHILGSGLGKISRPFLKRREGIAIRNIELCFPEMTPFARSQMVNKNFVSLGLGLMETGMAWFWSDARVKKWFDVEGVENLSNATKGVMAVGIHFMSLELCGRVMGLCHPMMVTYRPHNNPLMEWVQTKGRMRSNKAMINRRNLSGFVHALKAGEAVWFAPDQDYGPKGSVFAPFFSVKKAATTNGTYALSKLAGADLITLSMIRRSDKKGYHMYISNPLSGYPEGDEVVAASYMNKIIEREILRAPEQYLWMHRRFKTRPEGEVSLYK is encoded by the coding sequence ATGTCACATCCTTTTACTCACAAGTTACTCCATCCTCGCTACTGGCTTACATGGTCTGGTTTGGGTCTGCTGTGGCTTATCGTTCAACTTCCTTACCCGGTTTTACATATTCTTGGTTCTGGTCTTGGAAAAATATCCAGACCCTTTCTAAAACGCCGGGAAGGAATTGCGATTAGAAATATCGAACTTTGTTTTCCCGAGATGACCCCGTTTGCCCGAAGCCAGATGGTCAATAAAAACTTTGTTTCTCTTGGGCTGGGCCTGATGGAAACGGGCATGGCCTGGTTCTGGAGTGATGCAAGAGTCAAAAAATGGTTTGATGTCGAAGGGGTTGAAAACCTGTCCAATGCAACCAAAGGAGTAATGGCTGTCGGGATTCATTTTATGTCTCTTGAATTATGCGGGAGAGTCATGGGGTTATGCCATCCTATGATGGTAACGTATCGCCCACATAATAATCCATTGATGGAATGGGTTCAGACGAAAGGGCGTATGCGTTCAAATAAGGCGATGATTAATCGACGTAATTTATCTGGCTTTGTTCATGCACTCAAAGCCGGTGAAGCTGTATGGTTTGCACCTGATCAGGATTATGGGCCTAAGGGGAGCGTTTTTGCCCCTTTTTTCTCGGTAAAAAAAGCAGCCACGACGAACGGAACTTATGCACTGTCAAAACTTGCTGGTGCAGATTTGATCACTCTTAGCATGATCCGACGGAGTGATAAAAAAGGTTATCACATGTACATCAGTAATCCATTATCAGGCTATCCTGAGGGAGACGAGGTCGTCGCAGCGAGTTACATGAATAAAATCATCGAGCGTGAAATTCTCCGCGCCCCTGAGCAATACTTGTGGATGCATCGTCGGTTTAAAACCCGTCCTGAAGGCGAAGTTTCTTTATACAAATGA